One stretch of Natronobacterium texcoconense DNA includes these proteins:
- a CDS encoding DUF7127 family protein: protein METPPELEDAAGDRTDITVTNREYDEEQVIAVDFGRDVGEISLDVVDETAIVVAGDDQFEFDIPGDATDVTANDGILTIRKEQ from the coding sequence ATGGAAACGCCACCCGAACTCGAGGACGCGGCCGGCGATCGAACGGACATAACGGTCACGAACCGCGAGTACGACGAAGAACAGGTCATCGCCGTCGACTTCGGCCGGGACGTCGGAGAGATATCGCTCGACGTGGTCGACGAGACGGCGATCGTCGTCGCCGGCGACGACCAGTTCGAGTTCGATATCCCTGGAGACGCGACCGACGTCACGGCCAACGACGGGATTCTGACGATTCGAAAAGAGCAGTAG